The following nucleotide sequence is from Sandaracinaceae bacterium.
TGGCCGCCTCGAGCGGCACCGGGACGTCACCGCGATAGCGGCGCACGGGCGGCGGCGGATCGGTGCAGATCTTCAGGACGAGCATCGGGTAGGACGCGTCGTCGAAGGGGTGCTGCCCGGTCAGCGCGCGGAAGAGGATCACGCCGAGCGCGTAGACGTCGACCCGGTGATCGACGTCCTTCTGCGCCTGCGCCTGCTCGGGGGCCATGTAGTGGGGCGTCCCGAGCGTCGTGCCCGTCTTGGTGGGGTTGACCTCCTCGACCCCGTCGATGACCTGCTGCAGCTTGCTGATGCCGAAGTCGAGGAGCTTGACGAAGTCCGGGTCGCCGGCGCGCTCGACGAGGAACACGTTCTCCGGCTTGAGGTCGCGGTGCACGATCCCCTTCGCGTGGGCCGCCGACAGCGCGCGCGCGATCTGCCGCGCGATGTGCACCACGCGCCCGACCGGCAGCGGGCCTTCGTCTTTGATCAGCCGGCCGAGGTCGCGGCCCTCGAGCAGCTCCATCGCCATGTAGACGCCGCTGCCGTCGTCGAGCATGTCGAAGCCGCGGACCTCGACGATGTGCGCGTCGCCGATCGCGGTGGCGGCCAGCGCCTCGCGGCGGAAGCGCTCGACCATGTCGGCGTCGTCGTGGAGGTGCGCGTGCAGCACCTTGAGCGCGACGCGCCCCCCGCCCTCCACGTCGTCCGCCTCGAAGACGGCGCCCATCCCGCCCTCGGCGAGCTTGCGTGTGACGCGGTATCGCCCGCCCACGGTGGTGCCCACGAGGTGCTCGGCCATCGAGGGCGAGTAGACCCGCGCGCCCTCTTCGGATCAAGCGCGCCAGCGGATGTCGTAGATGCGCCTGGGAGGCGGGCGGCCCGTGGGCCAGACGAATCGCCCCGGCCGCTAAAGACGGGCGCCCATCCGCCGATTCTCCCGCTGAGACATGCCCGCCGCCGCGTCCACCATGCCCCCGAAGGTCGAGCCCGCCGTCAGCGGACGCTGGATCCAGCCGCCGGGTTCCATCGACGACCTCCGCAGCAGGGTGCTGCGCGCGCTGAGGGAGGGTGGGGACAAGCCCACCGACCTCGCGGGCATCCGCCTGGTCGGTGAAGACCTCGCCGGCTGCGACCTGAGCGGGTGCGACCTGACCGGCGCGGACCTGAGCCGGGCGGACCTGACGGGCGCGCGCCTGATCGGGGCCAACCTCAGCGCGGCGACGCTGCACCAGACGAAGCTCGACGAGGCGGAGCTCGCCGGGGCCACCCTGCTCGGGGCGACGCTCGAGGGCGCGAGCGCGAAGCGAGCGGGCTTCGGCAAGGCCGACCTGCGCCGCACGTCGTTCTTCGGCGCGACGCTCGACGGCGCCTCGTTCGTCGAAGCGCGCCTCCGCCACACCGACTTTCGCAACGCCAGCGCGAGGGACGCGCGCTTCAGCGACTGCGATCTGTCGCGCTCGGACTTCTCGACCGCGGACCTCGCCGGCGCGGAGCTGTCGAGCGCCGACGTCGACCGCGCCTACTTCGTCGAGACCGACCTGCGGCGCGCGCGTCTGCGCAGCCTGCGAAACTTCGAGCGCGCCTCGTTCCTGCGCGCGGACGTGCGCGACGTCGACTTCAGCGGCGCCTACATGCTTCGGCGGCACGTCCTCGACGAGAACTTCCTCGACGAGTTCAAGAACCGCAGCCCGATGTACCGCTTCGTGTACTGGGTCTGGTGGGCGAGCAGCGACTGCGGCCGCAGTCTCACGCGCTGGACCGCCTGGACGATGCTGATCGCCCTCGCGTTCGGCTTCGTGTTCGCGCAGGTCGCGATGGACTTCGGCGACCACGAGACGTGGCTCTCGCCCTTCTATTACAGCGTCGTGACCCTCACGACGCTCGGCTACGGCGACGTCCTGCCCGCGAGCGAGGCGTCACAGTGGTGTGCGATGGCCGAGGTGACCATCGGCTACCTGATGCTCGGTGGTCTCATCAGCATCTTCAGCAACAAGCTCGCGCGGCGGGGGGAGTGATGCTCGGTTGGTTCAAGCGGAAGAAGAAGGACGACCCCAAGGAGCAGCTCGCGGCCGCGCTGGGTGACTTCTCGCTCCCCAACTTCCCGGCGGTGGCGAACCGGGTGCTCGGCCTGCTCCGCGATCCGGACGTGCCGCTCGACGCAGCGGGCGACGCCCTGTCCGAGGATCCGGGGGTGAGCGCCAAGCTCCTCGGGATCGCGAATTCGTCGGCGTTCGCGCTCCGACACCCCGTGCGCAGCGTGGGGCACGCGACGAGCCTGCTCGGCCGGAGCACCGTGGAGAGCCTCCTGCTGGGCGTCGTCGTGCAATCGACGCTGCCCAAGCCGCAGATCGCGGGCTTCGATCAGAGGCGCTTCTGGCGTGCGGCCGCGCGCCGCGCGAGCGCCGCGAAGGCGCTGGCGGACGTCCTGCATCCCCGCACGAAGAGCGAGAGCTTCACCGCCTCGCTCCTCGAGGACATGGCCGTGCCGCTCATCGGCGCGGCCAAAGGGGGCGACTACGGCGCGGTGCTCGAGCAGTGGCACGCCGACGGCGGCGATCTCGCCGACCTCGAGCGAGAGGCGCTCGGCTTCGACCACGCGGTCGTCGCGGGCTGGGTCGCGCAGAGCTGGAAGCTCCCCGAGAACCTCGCCGACGCGATCGGCAGCCACCACGACGTCGAAGCGCTCGAGTACGACGGCCCCCCACCCGCGGTCGCGCTCGTCGCGCCGCTCGGTGAGGACGAAGACCGCGGCTTCGACCAGGTCGTCGAGGTCACCCACGCCCGCTTCGGGCTCCCGACCGAGACGGTGGTCCAGCTCCTGCGCGACGCGTTCGTCTCGGCCGACGAGATCGCCGCCCGCATGACCTGACGACGCGGAAGCGGGGCTCGGACTCGGAAGCGGGCGCGGACTCGGTAGCCGGCGCGGAAGTGGACGCGGGTGCGGACTCGGGAGCGGGCGCGGATGCGGACGCGGATGCGCACCCGGGAGCGGACGCGGATGCGCACCCGGGAGCGGACGCGGATAGGGGAGCGGACTCGGCAGCGGACTCGGCAGCGGACTCGGCAGCGGACTCGGCAGCGGACTCGGGAGCGGGCGCGGACTCGGCCGCGGGCGCGGACTCGGCCGCGGGCGCGGACTCGGCCGCGGATGCGGAAGCGGGCGCGGACTCGGGCGCGGACTCGGGCGCGGAAGCGGACTCGGGCGCGGAAGCGGACTCGGGCGCGGAAGCGGACTCGGGCGCGGAAGCGGACTCGGAGGCGGAAGCGGGCTCGGAGGCGGGCGCGGACTCGGGGGATCCTCAGGAGCAGGAGCGGGAGCGGGAGCGGGAGCGGGAGCGGGAGCGGGAGCGGGAGCGGGAGCGGGAGCGGGAGCGGGAGCGGGAGCGGAGGCGGGCGCGGACTCGGGAGCGGGCGCGGACTCGGGAGCGGGCGCTGACTCGGGAGCGGGCGCTGACTCGGGAGCGGAAGCGGGCGCGGATGCGGAAGCGGGCGGGGGGCGCGGACTCGGGAGCGGGAGCGGGCGCAGCACCCGGAAGGCGCGGCGGCTCCCCTTCCCTCAGTCGTTCAGCGCACCCCGCCCCGCCCATCCCGCCGAACGGCGCCGCCGGGTCTCACCGGCCGTGTCGCCGCTCGACCTCCGCGACGACGCGCTCGGCCAGGACGCGGTCCGCGTCGATCGGCGCGCAGAGCGTGCGGAGCCAGTCGGGGTAGCCCTCGGCCAGGAAGCTCGGGCGCACCGGATCGAGGAGCGCCTCCTCCGTCTCCCTGGGTACCCGGATCCTCCAGGGGGTCTGGTCGTCGGAGACGTCGAGTTGCAGGCGGCCCGAGCCGTCGGGCGATCTCACCGAGATGCGCATGGCGCGCAGTATGCTGCGAACGAGGTCAGTCCGCCGCCGTCATCGCGAGCTGGTGGAGCTGCGCGTCGAGGCTCCGGCGCAGGAACCAGCGCGAGGCACACGCGAGCGCCCAGCGAGAGAAGTCACGCAGCTCGCCCGAGCGGCGAACGCGACGCGACAGGAGCGAGACGCGCTCGTCGAGCCGCTCGAGGTCGGACAGGAGACGCGGGACCTCCACGCTCGGGTGGACGGAGCGCGCGGGCGGGTTTCGCAAGGGGGAGGTGCGGATGGCGAGGGGGTGCTGCTTCATGCGGGGAGACCTCAGCAACCTCGATACCATCGCGTCGCGTACCGATAAAGTGGGGCGAATTCGATGATTCCGTCGGATCTCTGACGCTCAGAGACCGGCGGCAAGCATCCCGATGACGAACGCGAGCGAGGCCACCAGCGCTCCCCCCGCGACGCCGAGCCCGATGCCCCAGTGCAGCGCGGTCTCGTCGACGGGCGCCGTCGGAGCGGGCAGCCGCAACACCTCGCGCGCGCCGCTTCGGATCTCCGTGTGGAGGCTCAGCGAGGTGCCGTCGTCCGCCGACACCTCGATCGCGTGGGTCCCCGGCGCGAGATGCAGCTCGACCGCGGGCCGCGCGTCGACCGGCTCTCCATCGACCGAGATCTGAAGCGGCGGCTGGCTCTCCACCTCGAGCCTCACCCGCCCGAGCTGCGCCTCCACCTCCTCGAGCAGCGTGCGCGCGCTCTGTCGCACGCGGGCGTCGGTCTCGGAGTCGGCGAGCAACGCGTCGAGCTGCAGACGGGCCTGTTCGGGCCGGCCCACGCGTACCAGCGCCGAGGCCAGGTTGTAGGCGACGACCGGCGAGGCCCGCAGCGCGAGGGAGGCGCGAAAGCGCGCCACGGCGGTGGCCCAGTCTCCCTCGTCGCCCGCGGCCACGCCGTCCTCGAAGAGCCCGCGCGCGCGCTCTTCGTCGCCCACTCCGCGATCGCCGTCCTCCTCGGCCGCTTCGCCGGGCGAGGTCTCCTGTGCACGGGCGGGAGCGACGACCAGCGCCATCGCGATCAGGACCCAAGTCGCCTTCAAAAGTGGAGCGATCACCCGTTCAGCTCTCTCACGAGGCCCGTGGAGACCGCCAGTATATCGATCGTCGGCGACCGCTACGAGCTGCTCCGCCCCCTGGGCGACGGCGGGATGGGCGAGGTCCACCTCGCCCACGACCGCGTGCTCGCGAGGCCGGTGGCGGTGAAGGTGATCTACCCGCACGGCAAGCCGAGCGAGCGCGCGCAGATGGCGGAGCGCTTCCTGCGCGAGGCGCAGCTCGCGGCCTCCGTGCGGCACCGCAACGTGGTGCAGACGCTCGACTTCGGCACGACCGAGCACGGCGACCCGTTCATGGTGATGGAGGTGCTCGAGGGAGAGACCCTCGGGGATCGCCTCGACCGCGGCCCGATCTCGGTGACCGAGCTGGTGCACGTGGCGCGCCTGGTGATGCGCGGGCTCAGCGCGGTGCACGCGGCCGGCATCGTGCACCGCGACCTCAAGCCCGACAACGTCTTCCTCGTCGAAGACGCCGACGGCGTCTTCCCCAAGCTGCTCGACTTCGGCATCTCGCGCAGCATGGAGAGCGGCCGCTCGGCGGTGACGACCCGCGAGGGTCGCCTGGTGGGCACGCCCCACTACATGTCACCCGAGCAGGCGCGCGGCATCACGGACGTCGACTGGCGGACCGACATCTACGCGATGGGCGTCATCCTGTACGAGGCGCTGAGCGGGGAGCTCCCGTACGAGTCGGAGCACGTCGGGGACCTCATCGTGCAGATCGTCACCGGCGAGCACACCCCGCTGGCCTCCCTGCGTCCGGAGCTCGACGCGGAGCTGTGCGGGATCGTCGAGAAGGCCATGGCCTCCGACGCCGCGGACCGATACCTGGACGCGCGCGAGATGTTCCAGGCGCTCAACGTCTACGCGGAGCGCTCGAGCCGCGCTGCGCCGCTCTCCACCGTGCCCCGAAGACGGAGCCTCCCGACCGCGGCGCGGAGCCTCCCGCCCGCCGGGGACCCCGCTCGCTCCGGCGTGCGGCTCTCGACCCGGCCCCCGCCCTCGACGCGCCCGCGGCGCTGGTGGATGGGCGCGGCCCTGGTGCTGCTCCCCGCCGCGACGGCCGCGCTGCTCACGTTGACGCTGCGCGACGATCCCGAGCCCGCCGCCGAGCGTGAGACCCCGGGCGTGCCGATCGCGAGCGCCGCGACGGAGAGCGCGAGCGCGCAGCGAGATGGCCCCCGGAGCGCGGAGCCGCCGAGCGAGCAGGCGGTCTCCGCAGCGAGCGCGGCGCCGACGCCGGAGCCAGACGCCGAGTCGGACTCCACCGCGCGCCAGGCCCCGACCGAGGCGACCGTCGATGCGCCCGCGCCCCGCCGCCGACGCGCCCGACGCGCGCCTCGACGCGCGCGCGCCAACGACGACGCCCCCGCGCTCCTCCGCGAGCTCGATTACTGAGCTCGACCGACGCTCCCGCCCCGCTGACCTCGGCTGACTCTCGCTTGCCCGCGGTTGCCTGCCAGTCAGGCCTGCCATAATGGGTGCCCGATGTCGTACCGCTCGGTGGCCCTCGCCCTGACTCTCCTGTCCGCCTCTCCTCCGTGTCTCGTCGAGGCGCAGGAGACCCCGGCGAGAGAGCGCGCCCTGGAGCTCTACCGACAGAGCCGAGCCGAGTACGACATCGGCGACTATCGCGCGGCCGCGGACCTCCTCGAGCGGGCCTACGAGATCTTCCCGGAGCCGAACCTGCTCTACAATCTCGCGCGGGCTTACGGGAGCCTCGGGGAGCACGCGCGGGCGGTGGCCGCGTACGAGGCGTACCTCGAGGCGTCGCCGGAGGCCGAGGACCGCGCCATCATCGAAGCGCGCATCGCGAATTCGCGAGAGATCCTCGCGCAAGAGACGCGCGCGAGGGAGCAAGCCGAAGCCGAGCGCCAGGCGGCGCTCGAGCGCACGCGGCTCGAGGCCCTCGAGCAGATCCCTCCGCCCGCGCCGCAGCCGACCCCGTGGGTCCTGGCCGGCGTGGGCGCGGGCGCGCTCGTGGCCGCCGCGGTGTTCGGCGCCGTGTCCCTGTCGGAGCGCGACACCGCGAACGGGGAGCCGTCGGCGATCGCGGCCGCCGCGGCCTCGGATCGCGCCGTCGCGTTCGCGTGGGTCGCCAACGGCGGGTTCGCCGTGGGCGGCGTCGTGGCGCTCGTCGGCGTGATCTGGGGGATCGTGGACGTGGCGTCCCTCGAGACGCCGTCCGCGAGCGCGCTGCGCCTGGACGCGCAGGGGGTGAGGGTGTCTTGGTAGCGCGCCTGACCTCGCTGCTCCTCCTCGTGGGCGTCGCCGGGTGCGCGGTGGACGAGGTCAACCTGGAGGGCAAGCGCTGCCCGTGCCCGGACGGCTGGGTCTGCGCGGCCGGCACCTGCGCGCGGCGCCCCGCGGCGTGCGGGAGCGAGGGGCGATACGTGATCGAAGCGCTCGAAGCCGGGTGGTCGGCCGAACACCAGCTGCAGCTCACCTGGAGCGTCGCCGATTCGTCGGCGGGCGAGGACCTGGCCCACCTCGCGGTCGTGATCGGCACGGACCCGGAGTCGGTCGAGGAGTGCGGCTGCGCGCTGGCCGAGGGCGGAGACTGCGCCGGGCTGCGCGCGCGCGTGATCGACGAGGACGAGAACCCCGAGCTCGGGAACGACACGCGGAGCAACCAGACCGACGGGACCGAGCCCGTGCGCGAGACCACGATCGCCGGCTTGATGCCGGACACCCTCTACCGCGCGCAGCTCCTCGCGTTCGACATCGCGGGCGGCGTCTCGCGGAGCGCGAGCATCTCCCCGCGGACGTCGCGCGAGACCGCGTTCGACGCCCCCTTCTTCGAGGGGGTCTCGAGGACGGGCGCGAGCGCGTTCCCGAGCTGTCCGATGGAGTCGGGGGAGAGCCTCGACTTCATCGTCCAGTGCCCCCCTCCCATCGGGA
It contains:
- a CDS encoding tetratricopeptide repeat protein; translated protein: MSYRSVALALTLLSASPPCLVEAQETPARERALELYRQSRAEYDIGDYRAAADLLERAYEIFPEPNLLYNLARAYGSLGEHARAVAAYEAYLEASPEAEDRAIIEARIANSREILAQETRAREQAEAERQAALERTRLEALEQIPPPAPQPTPWVLAGVGAGALVAAAVFGAVSLSERDTANGEPSAIAAAAASDRAVAFAWVANGGFAVGGVVALVGVIWGIVDVASLETPSASALRLDAQGVRVSW
- a CDS encoding tetratricopeptide repeat protein → MIAPLLKATWVLIAMALVVAPARAQETSPGEAAEEDGDRGVGDEERARGLFEDGVAAGDEGDWATAVARFRASLALRASPVVAYNLASALVRVGRPEQARLQLDALLADSETDARVRQSARTLLEEVEAQLGRVRLEVESQPPLQISVDGEPVDARPAVELHLAPGTHAIEVSADDGTSLSLHTEIRSGAREVLRLPAPTAPVDETALHWGIGLGVAGGALVASLAFVIGMLAAGL
- a CDS encoding HDOD domain-containing protein, with the translated sequence MLGWFKRKKKDDPKEQLAAALGDFSLPNFPAVANRVLGLLRDPDVPLDAAGDALSEDPGVSAKLLGIANSSAFALRHPVRSVGHATSLLGRSTVESLLLGVVVQSTLPKPQIAGFDQRRFWRAAARRASAAKALADVLHPRTKSESFTASLLEDMAVPLIGAAKGGDYGAVLEQWHADGGDLADLEREALGFDHAVVAGWVAQSWKLPENLADAIGSHHDVEALEYDGPPPAVALVAPLGEDEDRGFDQVVEVTHARFGLPTETVVQLLRDAFVSADEIAARMT
- a CDS encoding serine/threonine-protein kinase, with product METASISIVGDRYELLRPLGDGGMGEVHLAHDRVLARPVAVKVIYPHGKPSERAQMAERFLREAQLAASVRHRNVVQTLDFGTTEHGDPFMVMEVLEGETLGDRLDRGPISVTELVHVARLVMRGLSAVHAAGIVHRDLKPDNVFLVEDADGVFPKLLDFGISRSMESGRSAVTTREGRLVGTPHYMSPEQARGITDVDWRTDIYAMGVILYEALSGELPYESEHVGDLIVQIVTGEHTPLASLRPELDAELCGIVEKAMASDAADRYLDAREMFQALNVYAERSSRAAPLSTVPRRRSLPTAARSLPPAGDPARSGVRLSTRPPPSTRPRRWWMGAALVLLPAATAALLTLTLRDDPEPAAERETPGVPIASAATESASAQRDGPRSAEPPSEQAVSAASAAPTPEPDAESDSTARQAPTEATVDAPAPRRRRARRAPRRARANDDAPALLRELDY
- a CDS encoding pentapeptide repeat-containing protein, which gives rise to MPAAASTMPPKVEPAVSGRWIQPPGSIDDLRSRVLRALREGGDKPTDLAGIRLVGEDLAGCDLSGCDLTGADLSRADLTGARLIGANLSAATLHQTKLDEAELAGATLLGATLEGASAKRAGFGKADLRRTSFFGATLDGASFVEARLRHTDFRNASARDARFSDCDLSRSDFSTADLAGAELSSADVDRAYFVETDLRRARLRSLRNFERASFLRADVRDVDFSGAYMLRRHVLDENFLDEFKNRSPMYRFVYWVWWASSDCGRSLTRWTAWTMLIALAFGFVFAQVAMDFGDHETWLSPFYYSVVTLTTLGYGDVLPASEASQWCAMAEVTIGYLMLGGLISIFSNKLARRGE